The region AACATGGAATGAATTACAGCAGCGCTAGCATACTTAACACTAATTTTGTCTGTGACGTTGTAATCACGCTGTTTACGCAAATTCTGTACCTTGGACACAAACTCGCGATACAAGCCCTCTTCTTCCAATTCAGGTGTTAATTCTAGGTTGAGTGCAACTGTCAATGCACCCTCACTAACTGTAGCTAAGCCTGCTTTCTGCTTACTTTCAATCAACAATTCTTCTTCAGTTAATTTCTCTTGACGGTCATTAACTTCAACTGTGATATAAGCATTTTGCTTAAGCTCTGCATAAGCAGCTGTTCCATTCAATTTAGCCAAACTAGCTTTTAAGTCATTAAGTTCTTTACCAAAACGGCGACCTAACAGACGTAACTGTGGCTTAAATGTATAGTCAAGTAAATCTGTTGCATCTGTTTGGAAGACAAGCAACTTCACATTCAACTCATCCTTGATTTGCTCTTGGTTCTCAGCACTAATTTCCTCACCAGTCAAACCAACTACTCGCATCTCAGAGAGTGGTTGTCTGTTCTTAACTTGTGAAACGTTACGAGCTGAACGACCCAAATTAACTAATTGTCTGATTAAATCCATCTCTTTCTCTAAGTCAAGATCAATCAAACTCATATCAGCTTGTGGGTAAGTTGCCAAATGAACTGATTCTGGATAAGTACCCTCAGCCTTTGGTGCATAAAGTACATGCCACATTTCATCAGCCAAGAAAGGCGTAAATGGAGCTAACAAGCGGCTCAAAGTTTCCAAGATTGTGAATAAGGTCCGATAAGCTGCCAACTTAGAATCATCATTTGCACTAGCCCAGAAACGTTCACGATTACGTCTAACGTACCAGTTACTAAGCTCATCAACAAAGTCTTGAATCGAACGAGCTGCTGGTGTTAATTGATATTCAGACAAACAAGCATTAACTTTCTTAACTAAGCTATTCAACTTACTCAAAGCCCATTTATCAATTGGTTGCAAGGTCACATCACTCTTAGCTGTGAATGGATCATACTTGTCAATCTCTGCATAAAGTGTGTAGAAAGCCAAAGTATTCCACAAGGTACTCATAAACTTACCTTGCAATTCAGTCACTGTATCCAAACTAAAGCGGCTAGGTAGCCAAGGATTGGAGTTGGCATAGAAATACCAACGTACAGCATCAGCACCAGGTCCATCCAAAATTGCTTGTGGTTGCACAACATTGCCCTTATGCTTACTCATCTTAATGCCGTTTTTATCCAAAACTAAGCCTAAGCAAATGACATTCTTGTATGGGCTTTGCTGCCGCAACAAAGTAGATATTGCCAAAAGTGAATAGAACCAGCCACGCGTCTGATCTTGTGCTTCTGAAATAAAGTCAGCTGGGAAATGTTTAGCAAAGTATTCTTTATTTTCAAATGGATAATGGTACTGGGCAAAGAACATCGCACCAGAATCGAACCATGTATCGATAACTTCAGGCACTCTTGTCATCAATTGTTGACATTCAGGGCAAGTTATATGCACAGAATCGATAAATGGCTTATGTAACTCAATATCATCAGGACAATCGGGTGACATTTTTTTGAGTTCAGCAATGCTACCAATACAATAGCGATGTAGATCAGGACACTGCCAAACTGGCAATGGTGTACCCCAATAACGTTCTCGTGACAAAGCCCAGTCAACTACATTCTCCAAGAAATTGCCAAAACGACCATCTTTAATATTTTCAGGTAGCCAATTAACTGACTGATTATTCTTCAACAATTGATCTCTGACTTTGGTCATAGCGATAAACCAGCCACTACGAGCATAGTAAATCAACGGTGTATCGCAACGCCAGCAATGTGGATAACTGTGTGTAAATGGCAAAACAGCAAACAACAAACTGCGCTCTTGCAAATCATCAATCACCATTGGATCTGCTTTTTTACAGAAAACGCCTGCAAATTTACCACATTCTGGAGTTAATTGACCTCTCAAGTCGACAAATTGAATAGTCGGCAAGTCAAAATTGCGACCGATTTGGGCATCATCTTCACCAAAGGCAGGTGCAATATGAACAATACCTGTACCATCTGTAACTGTTACATAATCGCCAGATACGACATACCAAGCTTTTTGCTTGGACTTAGCTACCATATCTTTAGCAAATGGGAACAAAGGCTCATATTCTAAGCCAACTAAGTCGCTACCTTTGTATTCTTCAACAATTGTATAGTCTTTTTCGCCTAATACCGACTCTAAACGTGCCTTAGCTAAATAAAGGAACTCATCCCCCATATTAACTTTGACATAATCAATATCAGGATTTACGCACAAAGCAGCATTAGATGGCAGGGTCCAAGGAGTTGTCGTCCAAGCCAAAATATAGGTATTCTCAGCATTTTTCAAACTAAAGCGCACAATGACTGAGTTTTCTTTGACATCTTTGTAACCTTGAGCTACCTCATGACTGGACAGAGATGTGCCACAACGTGGACAATATGGCAAAATCTTATGGCCTTTATAAAGAAGCCCTTTCTGCCAAATCTGTTGTAATAAATACCACTCAGACTCAATGTAATAATTTTCATAATTGACATAAGGATGCTGCATATCAGCTGAATAAGCTACACGCTCTGACATCTCTTGCCAAAGATCTTTGTAACGCCAGACACTCTCTTTACACTTCTGAATGAAATTAGCGACACCATAATCCTCAATTTCACCCTTACCATCCAAATTGAGTTCTTTCTCAACCTCTAATTCAACCGGCAGACCATGTGTGTCCCAGCCAGCTTTGAAAGCTACATTGTAGCCTTGCATACGCTTCCAACGTGGAATGCAATCTTTGATTGAACGGGTCAGGATATGGCCTATATGAGGCTTACCATTAGCTGTTGGAGGTCCATCGTAAATTGTAAAATCAGGACCATCTGAATTTAATTTTAATAACTTTTCAGCTAAATTTTGCTGTTTCCATATTTGCAATCTTTTCTCTTCGCGCTCGGAAAATTTCATATCAGCATTTAACTTTGGATACATGGCTTTACCTTCCTAACTCTTACAACACTATAAAAATAGATTATAAAAAAAAGCTAAGCAAATGTCTAATTTGCCTAGCTTATAAGTATCAACAACTACCAAATTAGTGGACAAGTTCACGCCAATCTAAGTCACCACGATCAATTGCTAAAATCAAGACTTCAGCTGTAGCGATATTACTTGCGTATGGAATACTGTTGATATCACAAATATCAAGCAAACTCTGACTATATTTCAAGTATTCAGCGCCACCTTGCTTACTATCACGCAAATGAATCACAGCATCTATCTCGTTGTAACTAACTCTTTGCGTCAATTGACCTAAGCCACCAACAATATCACTTGGCACACCTGTTACACTCAAGCCAACATTCTCTTCTAGCAAACGTGCCAGATTCAAAGTAGACAATAGTTGATGTCGTTTCAACAACTGTTTATAAGCAATGCAAAAATTAATTAACAACTCATTTTTACGACTGTCTGCTAATAAAATAATCCTCATCACGTCTACCTCATATCCGCTAAGATACTATAAGAATAAACTTATTTGTTCTCTAAATCAACCAAGCTTTACTGAAAAAGCATTAATTATTTATACATTTTGCACAAAGCACAAATAGTAGCAAATTATCCTTACATTATTTATCAATAAGCGGAATATCAAGCAAACTCAAGCCTCAAAAAGCTCTCTTCTCTCTTCGTACAAACTGAGATAAGAATGCTCTGTCACAATCACATGATCCTGCAAACTAACAGCGCAATTGGCTAAGAGTTTTGCCAGCCTCTCTGTCGTTAAACAATCAGCCTCACTTGCCAATACTTCGCCGCTTGGATGATTGTGTACGAGTATAACACTTTTAGCATTGTAGCGCAAAGCTAAGCGTAACACTTCCCGGGCGTCAAAATTGGCCTCATCTAATCTGCCAATTGCAATAGTGCTTATATGTAATAGTTGCAAATGACAATCTAGGTCAAGCGCGAAAATCATTTCCTTCCCATGCTGCAATCTCGGTAATATAAATTTGTAGATAGCTTCTGGTGTATCCAAAATCAATCTAGTATTAATCGGTTTACTTTGCCAGATACGTTTGGCTAACTCTACACACGCTAATATGCGAGCGGCTTTTGCTAGGCCTATGCCCTTAATTTCAAGTAAGTCATTCACCTCCAAGTTGGCTAATTGACGAAGGTTGTGGCCAACCATCTCATTGGCCAGTAAATTAGCAGCCAGATCAAGGCTAGATTGGCCCTTTTTCCCAGATTGCAAAATAATAGCTAATAATTCAGCATTAGTTAGATAAGTACTACCTGCTATTTGCAATTTCTCATAAGGGCGCTCGCTTACATTAAGTTCGGCTAATGTAAACACTGTAATTTCCTCCTTAGCAATTTTGTATAACTGATCTTTAGCTATACATCAAGCATAAGGGATAATAATTGGAATTTGCGTTTAATTTTGCGTCAAAAATTCAAATCTGGGCCCAAAATTCAAAAAAGCAGCTCAGGTGAAACTGAACTGCTTGTTGAAATTGTGAAAAACACTCACTTATTAATACATTGCGTTACCAGCTGTACGTGGGAAAAGCTCAACATCACGAATATTGGATACACCTGTTAAGTACATCAATATACGCTCAAAGCCAAGGCCATAACCAGCATGCGGAGTTGAACCGAAACGGCGCAAATCGTTATACCAAGCATAGTCAGCAACATTCAAGTCCTTATTCAGATAAGCTTGCTCTAAACGCTCCAAGCGTTCTTCACGCTGTGAACCGCCTACAATCTCACCTACGCCTGGCACTAGGCAATCGAACGCTGCCACAGTCTTACCATCCTCATTCTGGCGCATATAGAAAGCTTTAATATCAGCTGGATAGTCTGTCACGAATACAGGTGACTTAAATACTTCCTCAGATAAATAGCGCTCATGTTCTGTCTGAATATCGCAGCCCCAATCAACAGCATATTTGAACTTCTTATCTGCTTTTTTCAGAAGATCAATTGCTTCTGTATAAGTAATACGTGCGAAATTACTGTTAGCAACATGCTCTAAGCGTTCAAGTAAGCCCTTATCAACAAATTGATTGAACATTTGCATCTCAGATGGGCAACGCTCTAAAACACGTTTAATGATATGTTTCAACATATCCTCAGCCAAATTCATCGCATCTTCAATATCAGCAAAACTAATTTCAGGCTCGATCATCCAAAATTCAGCTGCATGGCGTGTTGTATTTGAATTTTCGGCTCTAAAAGTTGGACCAAATGTATATACATTTTTGAAGCATTGCGCAAAAGCCTCAGCGTGCAACTGACCTGTAACTGTCAAATAAGTTTTCTTATTGAAAAAGTCTTGTGTGTAATCCACTTTTCCAGCTTCATTCAGCGGCAAATTGTTCAAATCTAAGCTTGTGACTTGGAACATCTCACCAGCACCCTCAGCATCATTAGTCGTAATTAATGGTGTATGAATATACAAGAAATCACGGCTATGGAAAAATTCATGAATCGCAAAGGCAGCCTCGCTACGCACTCTAAAGACAGCCTGTAACAAATTAGTACGCATACGTAAATGCGGTATTGTTCGCAAATACTCAACTGTATGACGCTTTGGTTGCAAAGGGAAATCACTTGGGCAATCACCAACGAGTACAATCTCTTTTACTTGCATCTCAAGTGGCTGCTTAGCGTTCGGTGTCAAAACAATTTTGCCACGAGCTGTATAAGCTGTACCTGTACCTTGATGAACTAACTCATCATAATTAGCTACATTTTCACGATTAACAACTAACTGCAAAGGTTGCTGATAGCTACCGTCTTGTAACGCGATAAAGGCAAAGGCTTTCTGATCACGAATTGTCCTAGCCCAACCGCTAACAACACATTCCTTGTCAGCATACTGTTTGGGATTTAACATCAATTGCTTTACTTCAACATTGTACTTCAGCATATTATTCCTCCAACCAGCTATCAATCTAACTTAAGCCTGTTCTTGTTCCTTGTGCATGCAGCAATTCTTGTATTTCTTGCCAGAGTTGCATGAGCAAGGGTCATTACGACCGACTTTTTCGCTAACAGCAATATGTTCACGGCGATAATTCTTACCAATCTCTGAAATCTCCTCAGCGCTCAACACGCTCTTCCAGGAATCTAACTTGAAAAGCCAAGTTGCTTTAGCACCGTGCATATTGTAAAGCAAGTTTCTGTAATCAATATCCAAAGCAATTTCTGTTTCAGCAGTTACATTCTTAACATCAATTGGCTGCTTCAAACTGGAATTAATACCTTCCAAAAAGCCCGTAAAAATATCAAACTTCTTACCGAAGCCAAGCTTTTCGCTCAACTCAGTTACTGTACCATGAGTTAAGTTTTCATTCTCAGGATAAGCACTCAAAATACTATCATAAGCCTTCTGCTCTAACTCATAGTATTCACGCATATAGTTTTGATATTTAGTCATATCACTAATATCTTCGCTCTTCTTCATCCAATCATCGTAAAAAGACATAGTTCTCCTACCTCGATAAACAATAAGTTCCTAAATATTAAGCTCAAATTGCTAATTCTGCAAATTTTATATCTAAATCTGTTTTGACCAGCTTAGCTAAAAGAAGATCACTCAGTGCTAATTCATCCGTATAAGAGCTCTTGTATACTGTATCACAGTCAGCACAAAACCGAATCATATCGCTTAATTCCTGAGCTGTAAATTGACGAGCTTGCGCTTTTAATTTGTTCACTTTCCAAGGACTAGCGGTCAATAAATCTGGTCTTGTTTTTGCTACTAAAAGTTCACGCATATGGCGCCCTAGAAGTAATAGTGTCACCAAAAAAACTTGTTTGTTAGCTTGCAAAATGCTCATGATTGCTTTGGCTTTAGCTAAATTCTTTGCACTAACTGCATCTAGCAAATCGAAAATATCTGCTTTCATGTCACGTTGTAAAAGCTGGTCAACAACGTTCATGTCTATTGCCGTCAAATTATTAGCCTGGCAATACAGCTTAAGCTTACGCAATTCATTCTGCAAAACAAACAGCTCACAATTGCTTCGCTCCAACAATGAAGTAAGTGCAGAATTAGTGATTTTCAAGCCTAACTTCTTAAGCTCGTTTGCTAACCAAACAGCTAATACTGGCTGCTCAACATAAGAAAAATTATAGATGGCACAATCTTGACTTTTGCTAAGAGCCTGACAGTGTTTAAGCCGTTGATCAATTTTATCTTCTAAAAACACGCAAACACAAGCTTTGCTCTGACATAAAGCTTGCATAAAAGTTTGCCACGCTGCCTGTTTCTCAACACCTAAAGCTTGCTGAAACAACTTACTCTGCTTAATCAACAGCAATCTCTTTTTGGCCATAAATGGGGGCATCTGGCATTCACTTGTGATACTAGGCCAATCAAGATTGCTTGTTTTAGCATCAATGTCTATAACATGGGCATCAATCTCTGACTTTAAATCAGAAGCTAAACCAAGCTGCACCTTTAATTTTTCTAAGGCAGCGGAAACTAAGAAACGCTCCTCACCGGCTAAGACGTAAAGCAGCTTAAACTGTTCAGCTTGTATCGCTTTAACAGCTGTCTGATACAAATTAAAACTGTTTGTAGTTTGTTTTTTCGTGTAAGCCATATCGCCAGTTTAACACAAAGCCATTTAATTGACATCAGCTACTTCTAAATAAAGCATGTGCTTTCCAAGCGTCAAGATAGCCTGTCCAGTGCCAATAATTTAAACTTGGTCTAACTAGTAAACGACCAAAAATGTTTTGCTTGATGGTTATTTTGCCCTGTAAATCAGTTCTTAAAGCAAAAACTTTGTGTCTATTTAAGCGATCGATCACCTCTCTACGTGGATGCCTATAAGTATTGCTAAAAGCGCAGGAAATTACAGCTAATTTGGGCCTAACACAATCCAAAAATTCATCACATGTACTGCCTTTCGAACCATGATGCGCTACTTTAAGTATCGGTGCAGCTTGAACTAGTTTATGAGCTAGCCAATCATTCTCAGCCTCCTTGCTTATATCCCCTGTAAACAAAGCTATATTTTGCTTATTAAATGATAAATAAAGGCCAAGGCTGTAATCATTTTCTTGCTCAGAGTATGATTTCACTTGAATAAAGTGAAGTTTTAGTCGCTTATTCAACACTATATCAGGTAATCTGTCTAACTTTAGCCGTGGCAAAGCCACTAATTCGATTTGTTTAGCTTGACAGATGGTGCTTAATTCTTGATATACAACAAACTTCTCACTGTTAGCTAAAGGTTTACTACAAATAATTGCCTTAACTTGACCTGCTTTCGCTAAGTTAAAAATACCGCCATAATGGTCACTATCAAAATGTGAAATAATTGCAAGATCAAAGGTTCGCACAGCCTGAGCCTGCATAAAATCACGAATTGTTGAAAAATTTTTAGCCTCACCTCCATCAATTAAACAATAATGTTTCTGCAAAGCTTGCCAATATTGAATAACACAAGCATCCCCCTGACCAACTGCTAAAAAGTGCAAACTATAAATTGTTAAGTTAAACAGATAGCATATGCCCAGACAAAAAGCTAAGCTAAGCAGGCTAATAAAGCGCCACTTAAAGACTGAACGCTTAATTGGCAATTTGGCTATGTAATATTGCCTAAAAAGATAGGTTAGCATAAGCATAAGTCCGGCGCTAAAAAGCTGTTTATTACTGACTTTGTATGAAGAAAAGCAATTGACCCAAGCCAAAGCTTGCCTTAAAAAGTCTAAACTAAATTTAAGTAATTCACCTATCACTCTATAAATAGGAAGCGAACAGAGATAAGCCAAAGCATTAACTATATTGAGACTGTTAAATAGCAAGGCTAAATACACAAGAATAGGTAAAATTAAACTGTTTGCTAAAATTTTGGCTAAACTTAGCTCATCATTAAGCAGATTAAATAAGCTATATACCAACTGAATAACAAGCACAATCAAGCTAGCCTGACTTATGCGACTGTTCATTAAATTTTTCAAGAAAGCATACCAATAATTAGTCTGTTTTTGTTGTTTTGCCCGATAGAAGTCTGTCAGCGAGTGTGGATAATAGCGTCTCGCCTTATTTGCCGATTTAGAAGTTAAATTAGCTATGAGTTTAGATTGAGAGCCATTAGCTTTTTGCTTACGCTGCCTAAACATTATTACTTGTAAACAATATAAAGTTAAGCAGGCTAACAAACTTAAATGGAAACTGATATTACTAATCAAATACGGTTGCCAGGCTAAGAGAAAAAAATTAGCCAAACTAGCTAATTTGAACTTGTTCAAATTACGGCCTGATAGATGGCTTATTTGCAATAAAACATATTGCAAAATTGCTCGCCAAAAAGCTATCTCTGTGAGATAAAAGCAAGCTAAGAACGCTAGCAAACAGAGAGCTAGAATTTGCCGTTTGTACCATGTAAAAGGGCTGGCCTCGACCAATAAAAAAATAAGCGCAAGCAAATAATTAACGTGCTGGCCAGATGCTACAAGCGCATGAATAATACCAGCTGTTTGAAATGCTGATTTATCTCTTTTCGCTAAATAATTGCCGTTGGCTAAGCTCACAGCTTGTGCTAAGCCCGCATCTTCTTCATTTAGGCTATGTCTTAAAAGTTGTTGCCAGTAATAATGCATATTTTGTAAGCTTACTAACGACTTAAGCAAACGATTAGGCCAACTTAATTGACTAGGGTCAATTGTCTTCCAACTTTTAACTTGCAAAATTAAGTAAATACCTTTGCTTGCTAAATAGCGCCTAGCATCAAAGCCGTCAGCTGTCAGAGCATTTGGGGGCGCTTCTAAGCTTCCTTGTACCTCCAAATAATCACCAGCTTTCAAATAAGCTGTTGTCAACTTGCTAAAACTAGAATTAGGAAAGACCAATTGTAGCCTTAATCTGTTTGGAGTTTGCGCGATACATTGCTTAGTTCCGTATTGCCTAGTCTGTAACAAGCTGGTAGTTAAGACCTTGGTCTTAATTGTTAAATGCCATTTCTCAGTTTGTAAAAAGGGAAATTGTTTAGCTAAATCTAGACTTTGATGATAGAAATGTCCCGTTAAGCGTTTGGCTGATTTTAGCTCACCTAAGATGGCTGATTGAAACTCACTTGAAACCGTACGATTATAGTTACTAATATATGGTTCAATTAATTGGCGCTGCTCTGTCAGATCATTAAAATAACGCCAAGTTAAAAAGCTAAAGCACAAAATCTGTAAGCAGGCTAAATAAAGGCCAAATTGCCAATTAAAGCCTGCCTTACATCTAGTAACGTACATAGCAACAAATTGCAAACTCAAAGCTAGTAAGAGCATCAAGCTGCCTAAGCTAAGGCTTTGCTTGATTGAAAAACTTCCTGCAAAATTAATGATCGTCAATGCATAAGCTATTACGGCTAAAGCAAATGGCGCATAGCTGAATTTAAGATACAAAGCTAAAATATAAACTAAGCTCTGTTTCGCATACTTATATGGTTCCATAGCTCTAGCTTAATTGAATTTAGCCGAGCTGTTGGGAGAAAATAAATTCAAAAATTCGTAAATTCCAAACTTAATATCTAACTACTTAAAACATTGCACGGATATATGCTAATAAGTCCTCTAATCCGCTTGATTTGCTAGCTGAAATAGCAAAACAAGGTGCCTGTATAAGTTTTTGGCAATTAAGTAAAGCTTGTTTCTGTTGCATTTTGCTCAATTTATCTGCTTTATTGAGAACAACGATGTAAGGCAGATTTTTATAATTTAACCACTCAATCATGGCTAAATCAGAAGCTTGTGGCGTATGGCGAATATCAAGTAGCAAGATGATCAAAGCAAATGAGCGGCCTGATTCAAGGTAATTATCTGTTAATTCAGAAAATTCAGCCTGTTTATTTTGACCCGCTACGCTATAACCATAGCCTGGCAAGTCAGTTAGATAAAATTCCAACTTTTTAGAGCTTGCTTTATCTGTGTCTTTGATTAAAAAATAATTGACAGCTTGGGTTTTACCAGGCTTCTGACTAACTTTGGCCAAGGCCCTTCTGCCCGTTAAAGCATTGATTAAAGTTGATTTGCCAGCATTAGAGCGACCTGCCAAGACAATCTCTGGTAAAGGTGCCAAATTAAGCTCTTTTAGGCTATAAACTGATTTAATAAATTCACTTTGCTTAAATGTTTGCGACATGCTGACTCTCTTTTCTCCATTTTGTCAAGATTATAGGCCAAATCTTAACTTATCTGCAAGCTCATAAATCTAGGTTATAATAAAGGTGTATTGTCTTTAATTAGCAAGAAGTGTATATGAACATAACTTGCATAAGTCGATTAACTACGACTATTAATAAAGAATAAGGAGTTAGGCATGCCTGAAGAGAGAATTAAAGCAAAACAGTATTTTACTTATGACCAATATGGCGAAAATCTGATGGAACCAGTTGGTCCGCTTGTAGTTATTCCAATCGGTGCAACAAAATTTTGTGAGCAAGTAAACGCTTGGTTGTACGATCGTAGAAAAGCATATTTCGCAAATGGTGCAAACCAGCAAGTCCTCGAACATCCAGGATTTTTGAGAGAGAACTATCTATTGCCGACACAGAATTTGCGTTTGGAAACAGGTGAAGGTCGTATTCATCTCACCAATACAGTCCGTGGACATGATGTCTTTTTGATCTGCGATGTCATGAATTATTCTGAAACATATAGTTTCTATGGTCAGCCTAAAGCTATGACACCAGATGAGCATTATCAAGACTTGAAACGAATTATTTTGGCTTGTTCAGGCAAAGCAAGGCGTATCAATGTGATCATGCCTTTTCTCTATGAAAGTCGTCAGCATCGTAAAAACGGCCGTGAGTCATTAGACGCTGCTTATACGTTAGAGGAATTGGAAAATTTGGGCGTACATAACGTCATTACTTTTGATGCCCACGATCCGCGTGTGGCAAACTCTGTCCCTTCCCTAAGCTTTGAAAGCATCCCTACCACCTATCAGACATTGAAATGGATGTGCAAAAAATACCCTGATTTGGAATTCAGTCGGGATAAATTAATGATCATCAGCCCAGATGAAGGTGGTGTTGATCGTGCAATGTACTACGCATCCATGTTGGGCTTAGACTTTGCAGCTTTCTACAAACGTCGTGATTACAGTAAAGTTGTGAATGGCCGTAACCCTATCATTGCCCATGAATTTTTGGGTGATAATGTGGAAGGCATGGATATTCTCATCGTCGATGACATGATTTCAAGTGGCGACTCAATGCTTGATATTGGTCGTGAACTAAAGAAACGTAAAGCTCGCCGTATTTTCTGCGCTGCTACCTTTGGTTTGTTCACTTCTGGCCTCGAACGTTTCGATCAAGCTCACGCAGAAGGCATTTGCGATGCAGTTTTAACAAGTAACCTCATTTATCTACCACCTGAATTATTAGCTAAGCCTTGGTTCTGCCAGGTCGATTGCAGTAAATTTGTTGCCCTTTTGATTGATGCACTTAATCATGATTCATCTTTGGGTGCTTTGGTTGATCAAACGCAAAAAATTGACAAGCTTTTAGCAAAATACAATAAAAGATCTAACTAAGCGTGGAGGCTAGAATGTCACTTTTATTCAATGATGAAGATTATTACAACTATAATCAGAAAAAATCAGTCCGCATGGGCTTAGTTGGGCCGCTCGCATTAATTTCCACTCAAGGAAACGAGGAATTTGTGGGCAAAATCAATGCTGAACTTTTGAGAATTAGACGCCAACAAGTTGAAGAGCATCCTGAAATTTTGTTATCTGCACCTGGCTTTTTGCGTAGCGATTACCAAGCTGCTGCCAAATTTGTGCGTTTTTCATCAGGTGAAGCCAAATGCACAATTGGTCAAACCTTACGTGGTCACGATGTATTTATCATCGCTGATGTCCTAAATCACGGTGCTACTTACAAAATGCGGAATTTTGAAGTGCCAATGTCGCCAGATGAGCATTTGCAGGATATTAAACGCGCTATCTTAGCTATCGGTAATAAGGCTGCTCGTATCAATATTGTGATGCCTTATTTGTACCAATCTAAGCAAGTTCTGCGTCGTAGCCGTGCGGCTTTGGATTGTGCCCAAATGCTCAAAGAATTAATCAAGCTTAATGTACACTCAATTGTGACTTTTGAGCCACATGAGCCTCGAATTGAAAATGCAATTCCAGAAATTGGTTTGGAACGCATCCCAAGTTCTTACCTCTTACTACGCACTTTACTTGAAAAAGAAAGTGATTTGTCTGTAGCAAAGGAAGATTTGGCTATCATCAGTCCTGATGAATCAGCTATGAAACGTGGTATTTTCTACTCATCAATTTTGGGTATCCAAATGTCCACTTTCTACCGTCAACGTGACTACACAAACGGCAAAAATGGTGTTTATCCTGTTGCTAAATATCGCTTCCTTGGTGAAAATTTAGAGGGCAAGAGCGTCTTAATTGTCGATGATATGATTCTAAGCGGCGATACAATGCTGAAAACAGCTTATCGTTTACGCAAAGAACAGAGGGTCAAAGATATTTACTGTCTTGCTACCTTCCCTATTTTCACAAACGGTCTCAAAACATATCAAGAAGCTTATGAACAAGGTGTAATTAAGGGTGTTTACAGCACAAACTTAATCTATCGCACACCAGAATTATTGAAGCAAGAGTGG is a window of Amygdalobacter nucleatus DNA encoding:
- the ileS gene encoding isoleucine--tRNA ligase, whose amino-acid sequence is MYPKLNADMKFSEREEKRLQIWKQQNLAEKLLKLNSDGPDFTIYDGPPTANGKPHIGHILTRSIKDCIPRWKRMQGYNVAFKAGWDTHGLPVELEVEKELNLDGKGEIEDYGVANFIQKCKESVWRYKDLWQEMSERVAYSADMQHPYVNYENYYIESEWYLLQQIWQKGLLYKGHKILPYCPRCGTSLSSHEVAQGYKDVKENSVIVRFSLKNAENTYILAWTTTPWTLPSNAALCVNPDIDYVKVNMGDEFLYLAKARLESVLGEKDYTIVEEYKGSDLVGLEYEPLFPFAKDMVAKSKQKAWYVVSGDYVTVTDGTGIVHIAPAFGEDDAQIGRNFDLPTIQFVDLRGQLTPECGKFAGVFCKKADPMVIDDLQERSLLFAVLPFTHSYPHCWRCDTPLIYYARSGWFIAMTKVRDQLLKNNQSVNWLPENIKDGRFGNFLENVVDWALSRERYWGTPLPVWQCPDLHRYCIGSIAELKKMSPDCPDDIELHKPFIDSVHITCPECQQLMTRVPEVIDTWFDSGAMFFAQYHYPFENKEYFAKHFPADFISEAQDQTRGWFYSLLAISTLLRQQSPYKNVICLGLVLDKNGIKMSKHKGNVVQPQAILDGPGADAVRWYFYANSNPWLPSRFSLDTVTELQGKFMSTLWNTLAFYTLYAEIDKYDPFTAKSDVTLQPIDKWALSKLNSLVKKVNACLSEYQLTPAARSIQDFVDELSNWYVRRNRERFWASANDDSKLAAYRTLFTILETLSRLLAPFTPFLADEMWHVLYAPKAEGTYPESVHLATYPQADMSLIDLDLEKEMDLIRQLVNLGRSARNVSQVKNRQPLSEMRVVGLTGEEISAENQEQIKDELNVKLLVFQTDATDLLDYTFKPQLRLLGRRFGKELNDLKASLAKLNGTAAYAELKQNAYITVEVNDRQEKLTEEELLIESKQKAGLATVSEGALTVALNLELTPELEEEGLYREFVSKVQNLRKQRDYNVTDKISVKYASAAVIHSMLENYRQTIMFEIQANVLTEVKESELSKAEKFDLNGHTLLADIGVIA
- a CDS encoding SEC-C metal-binding domain-containing protein codes for the protein MSFYDDWMKKSEDISDMTKYQNYMREYYELEQKAYDSILSAYPENENLTHGTVTELSEKLGFGKKFDIFTGFLEGINSSLKQPIDVKNVTAETEIALDIDYRNLLYNMHGAKATWLFKLDSWKSVLSAEEISEIGKNYRREHIAVSEKVGRNDPCSCNSGKKYKNCCMHKEQEQA
- the radC gene encoding RadC family protein codes for the protein MFTLAELNVSERPYEKLQIAGSTYLTNAELLAIILQSGKKGQSSLDLAANLLANEMVGHNLRQLANLEVNDLLEIKGIGLAKAARILACVELAKRIWQSKPINTRLILDTPEAIYKFILPRLQHGKEMIFALDLDCHLQLLHISTIAIGRLDEANFDAREVLRLALRYNAKSVILVHNHPSGEVLASEADCLTTERLAKLLANCAVSLQDHVIVTEHSYLSLYEERRELFEA
- the asnS gene encoding asparagine--tRNA ligase, which translates into the protein MLKYNVEVKQLMLNPKQYADKECVVSGWARTIRDQKAFAFIALQDGSYQQPLQLVVNRENVANYDELVHQGTGTAYTARGKIVLTPNAKQPLEMQVKEIVLVGDCPSDFPLQPKRHTVEYLRTIPHLRMRTNLLQAVFRVRSEAAFAIHEFFHSRDFLYIHTPLITTNDAEGAGEMFQVTSLDLNNLPLNEAGKVDYTQDFFNKKTYLTVTGQLHAEAFAQCFKNVYTFGPTFRAENSNTTRHAAEFWMIEPEISFADIEDAMNLAEDMLKHIIKRVLERCPSEMQMFNQFVDKGLLERLEHVANSNFARITYTEAIDLLKKADKKFKYAVDWGCDIQTEHERYLSEEVFKSPVFVTDYPADIKAFYMRQNEDGKTVAAFDCLVPGVGEIVGGSQREERLERLEQAYLNKDLNVADYAWYNDLRRFGSTPHAGYGLGFERILMYLTGVSNIRDVELFPRTAGNAMY
- a CDS encoding methylglyoxal synthase; protein product: MRIILLADSRKNELLINFCIAYKQLLKRHQLLSTLNLARLLEENVGLSVTGVPSDIVGGLGQLTQRVSYNEIDAVIHLRDSKQGGAEYLKYSQSLLDICDINSIPYASNIATAEVLILAIDRGDLDWRELVH